The DNA window GCCGAGCGCCTGAACCTGAGCCTGCGCGAGAAGATCTCGGCGAAGCTCTCGCGCCTGCCGCTGTCCTACTTCGACGCACACCAGCCCGGCGACACTATCAGCCGTGCCACGAACGACCTCGACAAGCTCTCCGAGGTCCTGCAGCGCGGCGTGTTGCAGCTGCTCACGAGCGTCATGACCGTGGCGGGCGCCGTGCTCGTCATGCTCACGGTGGACGTGCGCCTCACCTGCATCTTCCTGGCGTTCGCGGCGGTGGCGCTCGTGGTGACGAAGCTGTTCGCCAGCCGCACGATCAAGGTGGCCGCCGCCCGGCAGGCATCGCTCGGCACGCTCACGGGACGCATCGAGGAGGCCTACAGCGGGCGCACCGTCATCAAGGCGTTCGGCCGCGACGAGGCGAGCGCCGTCGAGATTGAGCAGGCGGCACAACGCCTTGCTGCCACGTCGGCCTCGTCTGACTTCCTCACGAACGCCGTGGGGCCGGCCATCCGCTTCGTCATGCGCCTGTGCCAGGTCACGATCGCGGTGCTCGCGGGCCAGATGCTCATCGCCGGCCAGCTGTCCGTGGGCGTGTTCCAGGCCTTCTTCCAGTACGTCACCTCTGCCTCTGAGCCGCTCACGCAGCTGGGCCTCACGGTGAACATGCTGCAGGGCGCGCTTGCCGCCGCCGAGCGCGTGTTCCGCCTGCTTGATGAGGACGAGGTGGAGCCAGACCCGACCTGTCCGCTGGCACTCGTGGAGCCCGTGCGTGGTCGCGTGGCCTTCGAGCACGTGCGCTTTGGCTACAGCGCCGACAAGCCCCTCATGCGCGACGTGTCTCTCGTGGCCGAGCCTGGCCAGAAGGTGGCCATCGTGGGCGCCACGGGCGCGGGCAAGACGACGCTCATCAACCTGCTCATGCGCTTCTACGAGGTGGACGGCGGCCGCATCACGCTCGATGGCGTCGACACCCGGCAGATGCGCGCGGCAGACCTGCGTCGCGAGTTTGGCATGGTGTTGCAGGACGCATGGCTGTTCGAGGGCACGATTGCCGACAACATCGCCTACGGCCGCGCGGACGCCACGCGCGAGGAGGTCGTCGCGGCCGCCAAGGCGGCGCACGTGGACTACTTCATCCGCACGCTGCCGCAGGGCTACGACACCGTGCTCGCCAACGACGCGGAGGCGGTGAGTGCGGGCCAGCGCCAGCTGCTCACGATCGCGCGCGCCATGCTGTGCGACCCGGCCATCCTCATCCTGGACGAGGCCACCTCGAGCGTGGACACGCGCACGGAGCAGGCCATCGTGCACGCCATGGAGACGCTCATGAGCGGGCGCACGAGCTTCGTCATCGCGCACCGCCTGTCCACGATCGTGGACGCCGACCTCATCCTGGTCATGGACCACGGCACC is part of the Parolsenella massiliensis genome and encodes:
- a CDS encoding ABC transporter ATP-binding protein, producing the protein MTRSCRRAKRTAPSPSPRQGRRTSVANDNEELEYQAPEPEEELEVPENALATVHRLWEAMAGLRWRIVACAVSAVLYVVATLAAVGFSASVVDMLWDKIQASFSAGEPFTLTLENGGLRVLTFLGIWTAAWVFYSFNDIVMASFAERLNLSLREKISAKLSRLPLSYFDAHQPGDTISRATNDLDKLSEVLQRGVLQLLTSVMTVAGAVLVMLTVDVRLTCIFLAFAAVALVVTKLFASRTIKVAAARQASLGTLTGRIEEAYSGRTVIKAFGRDEASAVEIEQAAQRLAATSASSDFLTNAVGPAIRFVMRLCQVTIAVLAGQMLIAGQLSVGVFQAFFQYVTSASEPLTQLGLTVNMLQGALAAAERVFRLLDEDEVEPDPTCPLALVEPVRGRVAFEHVRFGYSADKPLMRDVSLVAEPGQKVAIVGATGAGKTTLINLLMRFYEVDGGRITLDGVDTRQMRAADLRREFGMVLQDAWLFEGTIADNIAYGRADATREEVVAAAKAAHVDYFIRTLPQGYDTVLANDAEAVSAGQRQLLTIARAMLCDPAILILDEATSSVDTRTEQAIVHAMETLMSGRTSFVIAHRLSTIVDADLILVMDHGTIVEQGTHDELMAAGGAYADLYLSQFA